One Salvia miltiorrhiza cultivar Shanhuang (shh) chromosome 6, IMPLAD_Smil_shh, whole genome shotgun sequence genomic window, TATAATCTTGAAAAGCTTAAGCTCCTCGCCACAAGATATATGATGAAGCAGATATATGCAGCCGAGAAAGTTGTAACTATACTCATGAAGAACACGCCGCTCAATGCAGAAGAGAAGAAGTCCACCAGAAGATATCCGTTGATCAAGATCACCAGAGCTGCCACCATCCACGATACAATCTACATAGCAGAAGCACATGAGATTTTCAACTGTTCGTTTGTTAACACGCACAAAGCATGAACAATATATCTTTGCATAAAATTTCTGGGCTGTAGTTCAAGTGAAGAATGACATACAATACTTTGTGTTTGTGTAATATTCATTCTTGTAATAGTGGCACATATCAAAATATAGCAAGTTACTAGAAGAACAAGAAGAGaaacattgaaaataaatgCCTCTATAGGATGTCCGTTTGATTATCTGAACCATCATTCTTCCCTTTTACGATATTTGATAACGTGAGGATCTTTTTCTCAACATCCTTTGTTAACAATTCTACAATACAACAAAAGGACACACTGCCACTTAATTTGATATTGTTCCAAGTGTGCAAAAACTACAATAAAGTATcccaataaattaattcatgaaAAGCCATCAATTCAGATGTCGATTCATTTCCTTTAAAGATTACATTAAGAGATAGTTTGGTTGAGcatataagctctttaaaacaacttatgagttgttttaaagagcttataagttgttttaaaaagcttataaacttcatcaaagtATTTTACAAAATAAGCtccaatagcttataagctccccaaacaATGAGTTCCTCCACCCCAACTTTATGATTTGTTATTTCTATTATATACCCTTCCAAATTCATCTATCTTCgaatttctctctctaacaagaattttctctctctagttcaaaattctctctttagcttataagctcgaTCATCCAAACACTTTCACAActtaataacttataagctcttcaaacatcttataatctacaggagcttataagcttgcCCAAACAACCTCTAAGTCGGTTCTAACTTATCTCAACCATTAATCCAAAAACCAAATTCTAGAAGCCATTATTTCTCCGAAGGAGCCAACAGTGGTGCAGCAAAGAAATTAACACGGGCAAAATCCTTTGTTCTTTAGTATAGAGGAAACAACTATTTTGAGAATTCAAGTTTAAGCCAGTGTTAATTGGCATCTGACGAAGGGAAAAGGAACGTATCGATAAGAAACTTATGAATTGATCGAAACAAAATGGATGCATCCTAGTGTAGCCTTTAGCATCATGTAAATACCATTTTAGGTTGCATtcactttggttgtaaatttatcacaagaaaatgagggataaaaaaATTTCCCACTTTCTTACCCCTAattttctatataaaaaaaaaagaaaagaatttcaCCCTTTTTTAAGAGGGAATTTTACCCTTTTTTATTCCTCTTTTTCACTCCAATGAGGGATTATATTATCACGAGGTATAggtatgataatattatccctccttagTCCTTAGTAATAAGAAGAAagggtgatttttttatatagaaaatgagggaaaagaaagggGAGGCATTTAAAGGGAGAAGTTTTCGTGTCCCTCATTTTCTTGTgatgaatttacaaccaaagtgaAAGCAGCCTTAGAGGAAATCAGATGCTTCACTCAAGAAAAAAATACCTGAAGAAGTCTCCCAATTTTGAAATAGCCCATGACTTCCTCCTTTGACACCAGGCAAAGGAGAGGAATAAGAGCAAAAGGGATCTGGACCGACTGTAGCACATTAAGCCATTCGTTTAGAACGTCCAATGAGGCATCGGATGTGTCAAAAACAAGCGCAACAATCAGAGTAGGGATGATGGCACAACTTCGTGTTATCAGTGCCCTCATCCATTTCTTCAACCGCAAGTTCAGAAATCCTCCCATAATAAACTGTCCAGCATATGTGCCGGTTATAGTGCTGCTCTGCCCGGCAGCAAGCAAACCGATAGCCCATATGTACAAAATGGGGACCAACCCTCCACCATACCTCTCTTCAAGATACTGCCCTGCATTCACGAGCCCGATAGTCTTTGCCTGTTCTGTGCCATAAAATACCTTCGCAAAAACTGTTgtaacaaataaatttatcatgaatgAGATGGCCAGGGCAATGCCAGATTCAATCGAGTAGTACTTGAGAGCTTCACGCACTCTGCCTATCTTGCGATTGTCTACTTCTCTAGACTGCACCAGTGCAGAGTGCAAGAAAACATTGTGAGGCATTATCACGCAGCCCACCACTCCTACCGCCTGCTTTATGGTACTCGAACTTAGCTTTGGAACCAATATACCTACAAAGACAATTCACACTTAGTACTTATTGAAAACGGCTCATTAGCAAGAAGCACATTGATCTCCACTTGGGTAAGAACATTTTCTCACCAATCATAAGCTCACGACCATCAGGTTTCGTCTCGCCAAACATCCAAGCAAAGGAGATTGCCATTGTTGCTATAAGCACAGCAAAAAGCGCTTCCAATTTCCTCACACCATAATTCTCCAGAAACAAGAAGATGAAGCTGCATCAAGAAAGCCATCAGACCACAAACACACAGTGAATACAAAATCTCCACTTGTTTCCAAGCGGCACTCGATAAGATAATTAAGGGGGGTTTTGGCCGAGCTCATAAGCTATTTAAAAATAGCTTAGAAGAAGCTTATAATCTCTTGAGAAGTGTGTGACTAAATAAGTTACTAAACAGCTTATATAAGTTGTAAATATAACTTTATTATGGTTTGTTATTTACAATATATACTCTTCCAAGTTCATATCttttcaaattttctctctctaactagaATTTTCTCCCTCGAGCTCACAATTCTCTCACTAACTTAtaactcaattatccaaacattttGACTCTTATAAGTTCTCAATACATTACATCTTATAATCTCtttaaacatcttataagccATTTGAGCTCATAAGCTCTCTAAAATAAGCTTTTGGCCAAACACCCTCAAAGTAGCTAACTTAAACACTACAAGTCaaaactcaaaaaggaaagggAAAGAAAGGAAATAATACACACACGTTTATATATAAAAACTTTGATAACATATAAAACTCAGTTCTACTTatcccaaattttaaaatagtaaGTCTTGTAAGTTGAATTATAAACAACGACGGTTACGTGCAGAATAACATATACTACACGAGTTGAGATAAAGTCCACGAAAACCTAAAAattagggggggggggggggggaattagAAAACATTTCCCCACAACTTCCAATTCGAACCGAAAATTAATGAACAGATAAGAAAAATACCAGTCAAGAGCGGTTATAATGACACCGGCCCAAAGCGGCAGAACGCCCTGGCTGAGAATCTTAATCGCAATAGCGCTGCCAATGACCTCCTGAATATCAGCACCAATGAGCGCCAGCTCAGCCATGATCCACAGCAGCAGCCTCGCCCAATTGGGGTACTCCTCCCGGCAGAGCTCCGCCAGGTGGCGCCCCGTGACCACCCCGAGGCGCGCCGCGAGGAGCTGGACCAATAGGCCCATGGCGGTGGCCCACAGGAGCAGCCACAGCAGCGAGTAGCCGGCGATGGCCCCGGACTGGAGATCCCCCTCCAGGTTCCCAGGATCGAGGAAGGCTATGCTCATCAGGAACCCCGGCCCCGTGAATAGCCAGAGCTTCCGCCACGAGAACGGCGGCGCTGTGGTGGAGAACTCGTCGCCGGCCTCGTCGAGGCCGATGATGTGGACTTTCTCATTGGCGTCGTAGGCCCGCTCCTCTTCGTCGAGGGATTCGAGTAGGGGCTGCTGGTGCTCGTCTCTGTGTGCAGACATTTTTTGGTGGGGGATTTAAATTGTTTTAGATTGAAATATGAGTAAATGAAACAGTGAAGAGAATGGAGTGATGAGTTGTGCGATTGTAAATGGGATAgtggaatgagagagagagagagagagagagagagaatcgacGGTGGGTGCTTTGCTTTTATCGTGGCAAAGGAGGGAAGGGCTTTATGCGGAGAAACTACCAGTCCAATAGGGTGTAATTGAATTGAATTCAactcattatttattattaagttgaattccaaattttatttattaattaaaagctCATGAATTTAATCGAATTTTTATATCccgaataataattattttccttagaaaatatttcattcacaataatatattaatcatttatttatatgacaaataaaaataattagaaatttaatacaattactcccttcgtccaatTTATAACGACACACTTTCTTTTTTTAGTTTGTCTCATTAATAAtgatattttctaaaaatagtatatagtatataatcACTCAGGTCCTATCCACTTTACACTCTTAGCATCTTCTTATTAATCTTCATTTCATTTCTATTGTGTCATTATAAGTCGGACGAAGGGAGAATTATTAATTACCTCATTCGTCCCACAagaaaataacatttttttttgcatttccGTCAGTCTCATAAAAAagtactccatctgtcccactccaataggcttgttttcctttATGGGATGTCCCACtttaataggctcattttccattttgagtaaaaaatgtGTACTTTTGGTGTGGATCACGCCACTTTTCTATCattttcctactaaaaagtaagttttcttaatttcagtgcccaaaagaaatgagcctattggagtgggacggagggagtatcacttATAGTTTGGGACATGACCCCACATTATGACTTTGTCTAGAAAATAGTGGAttcttttctccactcaataaattattttccGCACATTtgttaaaacttgtgtcatccGCCAAGTGATACTCTCTtatgagatggagggagt contains:
- the LOC130988926 gene encoding metal transporter Nramp3-like, translating into MSAHRDEHQQPLLESLDEEERAYDANEKVHIIGLDEAGDEFSTTAPPFSWRKLWLFTGPGFLMSIAFLDPGNLEGDLQSGAIAGYSLLWLLLWATAMGLLVQLLAARLGVVTGRHLAELCREEYPNWARLLLWIMAELALIGADIQEVIGSAIAIKILSQGVLPLWAGVIITALDCFIFLFLENYGVRKLEALFAVLIATMAISFAWMFGETKPDGRELMIGILVPKLSSSTIKQAVGVVGCVIMPHNVFLHSALVQSREVDNRKIGRVREALKYYSIESGIALAISFMINLFVTTVFAKVFYGTEQAKTIGLVNAGQYLEERYGGGLVPILYIWAIGLLAAGQSSTITGTYAGQFIMGGFLNLRLKKWMRALITRSCAIIPTLIVALVFDTSDASLDVLNEWLNVLQSVQIPFALIPLLCLVSKEEVMGYFKIGRLLQIVSWMVAALVILINGYLLVDFFSSALSGVFFMSIVTTFSAAYICFIIYLVARSLSFSRLYAQAKTILGS